From Heliomicrobium gestii, one genomic window encodes:
- a CDS encoding NAD+ synthase has product MKIAIAQCNPVVGDIEANVAKAVDAWSRAAQAGASLIVFSELYLTGYPPKDLLEKNWFIDRIEAALDDLVRRSLDYPATAILIGAPLRWDNPAGKGMANAALLIGGGKVLHRQAKSLLPTYDVFDEARYFDPAADAAPVSFGGEMLGISICEDAWNDPEFWPQRRLYDRDPIEELARGGATVLINISASPFEMGKVETRYRLIRNHAVRFGLPFVYVNQVGANDELIFDGGSMALDGKGALLSQCPAFREDFAIVDVKQAPNEAGTPAAFVSQNRAASVHDALVLGIRDYLGKCGFSKAVVGLSGGIDSAVTCCLAAEALGAENVLGISMPSPYSSVGSVEDSRLLAANLCVPFKVIPIADIYHAYLFSLEMHFDGRKTDVTEENLQARIRGNTLMAFSNKFGHLLLSTGNKSEMATGYCTLYGDMSGGLSVLSDVPKTLVYELAEYINREGEVIPRAIIEKAPSAELRPDQKDQDTLPPYPVLDAILQLYIEEGQSAEAIVARGFEAETVRWVIKTVNRSEHKRRQAAPGLKVTTKAFGVGRRMPVAARY; this is encoded by the coding sequence GTGAAAATTGCTATCGCCCAGTGCAATCCCGTCGTAGGAGACATTGAAGCCAACGTAGCCAAAGCCGTTGACGCCTGGTCCCGGGCCGCGCAAGCAGGGGCGTCCCTGATCGTCTTTTCGGAGCTCTACCTGACCGGCTACCCGCCGAAAGATCTGTTGGAAAAAAACTGGTTTATTGATCGGATTGAGGCGGCTCTGGACGATTTGGTCCGTCGTTCCCTCGATTATCCGGCGACAGCCATTCTCATCGGCGCGCCTTTACGGTGGGACAACCCTGCCGGCAAGGGCATGGCGAACGCCGCCCTGCTCATCGGCGGAGGAAAGGTGCTGCACCGGCAGGCCAAATCGCTCCTGCCGACCTATGACGTCTTTGATGAGGCCCGCTATTTCGATCCAGCGGCGGATGCCGCACCGGTTTCTTTTGGTGGCGAGATGCTCGGCATCTCCATCTGTGAAGACGCCTGGAACGACCCTGAGTTCTGGCCTCAACGCCGCCTCTATGACCGTGATCCGATCGAGGAATTGGCGCGAGGCGGCGCTACGGTGTTGATCAACATCTCGGCGTCTCCTTTTGAGATGGGCAAGGTGGAGACCCGGTACCGGTTGATTCGCAACCATGCCGTCCGATTCGGCCTTCCGTTCGTCTATGTCAATCAGGTGGGCGCTAATGATGAGTTGATCTTTGACGGCGGCAGCATGGCCCTGGACGGAAAAGGGGCATTGCTGTCCCAGTGTCCCGCCTTCCGAGAAGATTTCGCCATCGTCGATGTGAAACAGGCGCCCAACGAGGCAGGAACGCCGGCGGCCTTCGTTTCCCAAAACCGGGCGGCGTCGGTCCATGACGCCCTCGTTCTCGGCATTCGCGACTACCTGGGCAAGTGCGGTTTTTCCAAGGCCGTTGTCGGTCTTTCCGGTGGCATCGATTCGGCCGTCACCTGCTGTCTCGCCGCCGAGGCGCTGGGCGCCGAAAACGTCCTTGGGATCTCCATGCCGTCGCCGTACTCCTCTGTCGGCAGCGTGGAAGACTCGCGCCTGTTGGCGGCCAACCTGTGCGTTCCCTTCAAGGTCATCCCCATCGCCGACATCTACCACGCCTACCTCTTCAGTCTGGAGATGCATTTCGATGGCCGGAAGACCGATGTGACCGAAGAAAACCTGCAGGCCCGCATCCGCGGCAACACCCTCATGGCCTTCTCGAACAAGTTTGGGCACCTGCTCCTTTCGACAGGCAATAAGAGCGAGATGGCTACGGGCTACTGCACCCTTTACGGCGACATGAGCGGCGGTTTGAGTGTCCTTTCCGATGTGCCCAAGACGCTTGTTTACGAGCTGGCCGAATACATCAACCGGGAGGGAGAGGTCATACCCCGGGCGATCATTGAAAAAGCGCCTTCAGCGGAACTGCGTCCCGACCAGAAGGATCAGGACACATTGCCGCCCTATCCGGTGCTGGATGCGATTTTGCAGCTCTACATTGAGGAAGGGCAATCGGCGGAAGCGATCGTGGCGCGCGGCTTTGAGGCTGAGACGGTCCGCTGGGTGATCAAAACCGTCAACCGCAGTGAGCACAAGCGCCGTCAGGCAGCGCCCGGCTTGAAGGTGACCACAAAAGCCTTCGGTGTCGGTCGTCGCATGCCCGTAGCGGCTAGGTATTAA
- a CDS encoding DUF896 domain-containing protein, translating to MTKDLIDRINYLSRKSRTAEGLTEEEKAEQVRVRREYVEAIKARVKDTLDRVEIVDADPAAQAEVGHKDGSNNSAGSSAADMGKGCSCPACGTKKTPHLH from the coding sequence ATCACCAAGGATCTCATCGATCGAATCAACTATCTGTCGCGCAAGAGCCGGACGGCGGAGGGGCTTACGGAGGAAGAAAAGGCGGAGCAGGTTCGTGTGCGCCGCGAATATGTAGAGGCGATCAAGGCGCGTGTCAAGGACACCCTCGATCGGGTGGAGATTGTCGACGCCGATCCGGCGGCACAGGCGGAAGTCGGACACAAGGATGGCTCTAATAACAGCGCTGGTTCATCTGCTGCCGACATGGGAAAAGGGTGCAGTTGTCCCGCCTGCGGCACAAAAAAAACACCTCACCTTCACTAA
- a CDS encoding TVP38/TMEM64 family protein, producing MRYRALVLFVVLMALPLAATALGFDLGAAVDWMRAQGLWAFCFTVPAHILLSISPLSSDPVALVNGFIYGTALGAVANGLGSMGGAVAGYWLIRRSAEEISLPEQFAKLPRWLREFPVASPVFLIGVRLIPLIGGDIVKYAAALYRVPFRRFLWTQAVGITPWAIFLAAVGAGFSFLIGQ from the coding sequence ATGCGATACAGGGCATTGGTCTTGTTTGTCGTGCTGATGGCGCTCCCCCTCGCGGCGACAGCCCTTGGTTTTGACCTGGGCGCCGCCGTTGATTGGATGCGCGCTCAAGGGCTATGGGCCTTTTGCTTTACCGTTCCGGCCCACATCCTCCTCAGCATATCGCCGCTGAGTTCCGATCCGGTGGCTTTGGTCAATGGTTTCATCTATGGAACGGCTCTCGGCGCAGTCGCCAACGGATTGGGCTCCATGGGAGGCGCTGTGGCCGGCTATTGGCTGATCCGCCGGAGCGCCGAAGAGATCTCCCTGCCGGAGCAATTCGCCAAGTTGCCCCGGTGGTTGCGCGAGTTTCCCGTCGCTTCACCGGTCTTTCTCATCGGTGTTCGACTGATCCCCCTGATCGGCGGGGATATTGTCAAATACGCTGCGGCCTTATACCGCGTGCCCTTTCGCCGTTTCCTCTGGACCCAAGCGGTAGGCATCACTCCCTGGGCGATCTTTTTGGCCGCCGTCGGCGCCGGTTTCTCCTTTTTGATCGGACAATAG
- a CDS encoding S-layer homology domain-containing protein, translating into MNPFHRWSLKRWLIAPVTLAITLSTTLNPLTALAADGGKSFTPQPTTPPALFSDVSGGDPGYVFINYSVKRGMLAGYPDGSFHPDEGLTRAQAAFLMAKRMNLPLDGAGQSPFPDVPSDHWAQSAIAASSKAGVLRGFEDGTFRPDEPLTRIQSVVLLLRLEKSALPAVKRSFTDIPEDYWAKDQAAVAAEAGLVDLPKESNAFSPDRTFNRRELARALSMLYTLAPSLRSTDLPIKLVAKDGTTTVTTGSASTQVKGERAVTPGDSIYVESGTAELLFDDGTGMLLKKGTRMTVKEAKGRAYIKNQGLPGVSVDWLHVNMSDGEAVGVLATNRILRKTTSAGINTMFGQTSPLLAAASDAVLSEALSKLRLAEEDQGAKDDEWWKVAAEEKTHIQMDMAWGVAAVQGTRFAARGNSGGTGSFSVIDGRGSIAAAGQSFAVPPGLETTVAAPGQPPAPPAPLSPAAIASFVAAQSFLTQQAAAAVQNQPAPVAVPPALQAQLAPTIAPTPVPPAVPPAIQSLYRSINQVEVSAAASVSSNTPATNAPAAPAATTTTTPSHSSGGGSSNRYITDLTAVGEDGKVRLTFTAPAGATTVLVQQSTDGGATWSPAAVTETLSASSTSASVIGVTNGQSYKFQLIVTGGTYAGTSNMAMATPQVTQGVTYNITTSAAQNPVTIQGLLKNSGDVQPNVDVTLRVTKIADGAVQNVLFDQTVTDNQGSFAFIEYLPIGKSPIEYTIYVGGLGTPQSVKITMPTGD; encoded by the coding sequence ATGAATCCATTTCATCGTTGGTCACTAAAACGTTGGTTGATTGCCCCCGTAACGCTGGCGATCACCTTATCGACGACATTGAACCCCTTGACGGCCTTAGCGGCCGACGGGGGGAAATCTTTCACGCCCCAGCCCACTACGCCGCCAGCCTTATTCAGCGATGTCTCGGGCGGTGATCCCGGGTATGTCTTCATCAATTACTCGGTCAAACGGGGAATGCTTGCCGGTTACCCCGATGGTTCCTTCCATCCCGATGAGGGATTGACGCGGGCGCAAGCAGCCTTCCTGATGGCCAAGCGAATGAACCTGCCCCTTGACGGCGCGGGACAATCTCCCTTTCCTGATGTGCCTTCCGACCACTGGGCCCAGTCTGCCATCGCCGCATCCAGCAAGGCCGGCGTGCTGCGGGGGTTTGAGGACGGGACCTTCCGTCCTGACGAACCTTTGACACGGATTCAATCGGTCGTCCTGCTTCTCCGGCTGGAGAAGTCTGCCTTGCCCGCGGTGAAGCGGAGCTTTACCGATATTCCGGAAGACTACTGGGCGAAAGATCAGGCGGCTGTTGCGGCGGAAGCCGGCCTTGTGGACCTGCCGAAGGAGAGCAATGCCTTCTCGCCGGACCGCACCTTTAACCGGCGGGAATTGGCGCGCGCCTTATCGATGCTCTACACCCTAGCGCCCTCGCTGCGTTCGACAGATCTCCCGATCAAACTGGTTGCCAAGGACGGAACGACGACCGTGACCACCGGTTCAGCGTCTACACAAGTCAAAGGGGAGCGGGCGGTTACGCCTGGAGACAGCATCTACGTAGAATCGGGAACGGCGGAATTGCTCTTTGACGATGGCACCGGTATGTTGCTAAAAAAAGGCACCCGCATGACTGTGAAGGAGGCCAAGGGTCGCGCCTACATAAAAAACCAGGGTTTGCCTGGTGTCTCCGTTGATTGGCTGCATGTCAATATGTCCGATGGGGAAGCGGTTGGCGTATTGGCGACGAATCGCATTTTGCGTAAAACCACCTCCGCCGGGATCAACACTATGTTTGGCCAGACCAGCCCCCTGCTGGCTGCCGCTTCTGATGCCGTTTTGAGCGAAGCCCTGTCTAAGCTGCGTCTCGCCGAAGAAGATCAAGGCGCCAAGGACGATGAATGGTGGAAGGTCGCTGCGGAAGAAAAAACGCACATCCAGATGGATATGGCCTGGGGGGTTGCCGCCGTTCAGGGAACTCGCTTTGCCGCCCGCGGCAACAGCGGAGGGACGGGCTCCTTCAGCGTGATCGACGGCCGGGGGAGCATCGCTGCCGCAGGACAGTCCTTTGCTGTCCCCCCCGGTCTGGAAACAACAGTCGCCGCGCCCGGTCAGCCGCCGGCGCCCCCGGCGCCCTTATCGCCGGCTGCCATTGCGAGCTTTGTGGCGGCTCAATCCTTCTTGACGCAACAAGCGGCCGCCGCCGTGCAGAATCAACCGGCGCCGGTCGCCGTGCCGCCGGCGCTGCAAGCCCAGCTTGCCCCGACGATTGCGCCGACACCGGTTCCGCCGGCAGTTCCACCGGCGATCCAGTCGCTCTACCGGTCCATCAACCAGGTTGAGGTAAGTGCCGCAGCCAGTGTTTCCAGCAACACGCCGGCAACGAACGCGCCGGCGGCTCCGGCGGCGACAACGACGACAACGCCGTCACATTCGTCCGGTGGCGGTTCAAGCAACCGGTACATCACCGATTTGACGGCTGTGGGGGAAGATGGGAAGGTTCGCTTGACCTTCACCGCCCCGGCCGGCGCTACGACAGTTTTGGTCCAGCAGTCGACGGACGGCGGGGCGACCTGGTCTCCGGCCGCTGTTACGGAAACCCTGTCAGCGTCTTCCACGAGCGCTTCGGTGATCGGGGTGACAAACGGCCAGTCATACAAGTTCCAACTCATCGTAACCGGAGGGACCTACGCGGGGACATCGAACATGGCAATGGCTACGCCCCAGGTAACGCAGGGAGTCACCTATAACATAACGACTTCTGCTGCGCAAAACCCCGTCACGATTCAAGGCCTGTTGAAAAACAGCGGCGATGTCCAACCGAATGTCGATGTCACCCTTCGTGTGACCAAAATCGCTGACGGAGCAGTGCAGAACGTGCTCTTCGATCAGACGGTCACCGACAACCAAGGTAGCTTTGCCTTCATAGAGTACCTGCCGATCGGCAAAAGCCCGATTGAATACACCATCTATGTGGGCGGATTGGGCACACCGCAGTCGGTGAAGATCACGATGCCCACCGGTGATTGA
- a CDS encoding APC family permease has translation MLRRLLIGSKLHNRQLTHETITKPKALAIFASDALSSVAYATEEILLVLAVIGQIAFHYLPPIAFCIVLLLFTVILSYTHVIRTYPEGGGAYSVAKEFLGPTYGCIIGASLVIDYVLTIAVSISSGTAAITSAFPSLFPHTVAIAVFFIVLLTIINLRGISESANLLAYPPYFFIFSMLALIATGFYRYFSGDLAPQATPYQGHASDLGNLVFVWILLKAFAGGCTALTGVEAVADGVPSFKEPKESNAIKVLLSLGGLSVILFGGISVLAGWIHVLPQHGETLVSQIAETVFGGRTFMYYFLQAATAVILILAANTAFAGAPIMAAKLASEGYIPRVFALRGDRLVFHNGILLLCAGAITLVVIFHGSVHSLIPLYAVGVFLAFTIAQTGMVVRWNRLKPKGYKMNALVNGIGATVTGVVTIVIASTKFMAGAWLVLLAIPMLVLLFKKIKRHYTDMAQELSSQNQSPYYVVKNHILIPISSLSKPALNALEFAKSMSNEDTDITIVHVSSSPETAEKLQKKLQEKQINFELVVIESPYRELIDPLVNYIDNLEKNLNPGEVVTVIIPEFVAHTWWHYLLHNQTGFLLRTVLLLKKNTIVASVPYHLRNR, from the coding sequence TTGCTTCGTAGATTGCTGATAGGGAGTAAGCTTCATAACAGGCAACTGACTCACGAGACGATCACCAAGCCCAAAGCCCTCGCGATTTTCGCGTCGGACGCGCTGAGTTCGGTCGCCTACGCGACGGAGGAAATCCTGCTCGTTTTGGCTGTCATCGGCCAGATAGCCTTCCACTATTTACCTCCCATCGCCTTTTGCATCGTTTTACTTTTATTTACCGTGATTCTCTCCTATACCCATGTGATCCGAACATATCCAGAGGGCGGAGGCGCCTATTCCGTAGCCAAAGAGTTTCTCGGCCCTACCTACGGTTGCATCATCGGGGCTTCTCTTGTCATCGATTATGTATTGACGATCGCGGTCAGCATATCTTCCGGAACGGCGGCCATCACGTCAGCCTTCCCCTCCTTATTTCCTCATACTGTGGCGATAGCTGTTTTTTTTATTGTTTTATTGACAATCATCAACTTGCGGGGCATCAGTGAATCAGCAAATTTGCTTGCCTATCCTCCCTATTTCTTTATCTTCTCCATGCTGGCGCTGATCGCTACCGGTTTTTACCGCTATTTCTCGGGAGACCTTGCGCCCCAGGCCACCCCCTATCAAGGCCATGCTTCCGACCTGGGTAACCTCGTTTTTGTATGGATCCTGCTAAAAGCCTTTGCCGGCGGGTGTACGGCGCTCACCGGCGTGGAAGCGGTTGCCGACGGCGTCCCTTCCTTCAAAGAACCGAAAGAGAGCAATGCCATAAAGGTGTTGTTATCCCTGGGCGGTCTCTCGGTGATCCTCTTCGGGGGGATCAGCGTTCTGGCCGGTTGGATTCATGTATTGCCCCAACATGGGGAGACACTGGTGTCACAAATCGCCGAAACGGTCTTCGGCGGCAGGACCTTCATGTATTATTTCTTGCAAGCCGCCACCGCTGTCATTCTCATCTTAGCGGCCAATACGGCCTTCGCCGGCGCCCCCATCATGGCGGCCAAACTGGCGTCAGAAGGGTATATTCCTCGAGTCTTCGCGCTGCGGGGAGATCGTCTCGTCTTCCACAACGGCATTTTACTGCTTTGCGCAGGCGCGATCACTCTGGTCGTGATTTTTCATGGCTCTGTTCACTCGCTGATCCCCTTGTATGCAGTCGGCGTATTTCTCGCCTTCACCATCGCCCAAACAGGCATGGTTGTCCGGTGGAACCGGTTGAAGCCAAAAGGCTACAAGATGAATGCCCTTGTCAACGGCATCGGCGCCACAGTGACAGGCGTCGTCACCATCGTCATCGCATCGACCAAGTTCATGGCCGGCGCTTGGCTGGTCTTACTGGCGATTCCGATGCTGGTATTGCTATTCAAGAAAATCAAAAGGCATTACACCGACATGGCCCAGGAGTTGTCTTCTCAGAATCAGTCCCCTTACTATGTCGTGAAGAACCACATTCTGATTCCCATATCATCCCTCTCCAAACCGGCGCTCAATGCATTGGAATTCGCAAAATCAATGTCAAACGAAGATACAGACATCACCATTGTCCACGTCTCTTCCAGTCCGGAAACGGCAGAGAAGTTGCAGAAAAAACTTCAAGAGAAACAAATCAATTTCGAACTTGTTGTTATCGAATCGCCCTACCGGGAGCTCATCGATCCCCTCGTCAACTACATC
- a CDS encoding aldo/keto reductase: protein MKTSALGRLGWPVSFIGLGGIAIQRLDDEAAAAVVVAALATGVNFIDSARGYTDSEAKIGKGIRGIERERFFLATKSMERTAEGLLADIAKSRANLGVDMIDLYQLHNVKDDASLDQVLALGGALEGAEEARRRGWIRAVGITGHVTSVLEKAIATGHFATCQFPYNVIETRVEERLLPACVEQDLGIIVMKPLAGGALGPDWAEQSLRFFLDKPVSVVIPGMDSLEQVVANCRVGQAGHPLTAEETAQVQEALRSLGERFCRRCEYCMPCPHGVNIPVTFLLHGYWTRYNLQDWAQERYGAMAVKADACRECRVCEARCPYDLPIREMLKEAHANLDDPGLKKEN, encoded by the coding sequence ATGAAAACAAGCGCTCTGGGTCGGCTTGGCTGGCCCGTATCTTTCATCGGACTCGGCGGCATCGCCATCCAGAGGTTGGACGACGAGGCTGCCGCCGCCGTCGTCGTCGCCGCCTTGGCGACAGGTGTCAACTTCATCGACTCCGCTCGCGGCTATACGGACAGTGAGGCGAAGATCGGCAAGGGGATCCGAGGCATCGAGAGGGAACGCTTTTTCCTTGCCACAAAAAGCATGGAGCGAACGGCCGAAGGGTTGCTGGCCGATATCGCCAAGAGCCGAGCCAACCTGGGTGTGGACATGATTGACCTTTACCAATTGCACAATGTCAAGGACGACGCCTCCCTGGATCAGGTCCTGGCGCTGGGCGGCGCGCTGGAAGGCGCCGAGGAGGCTCGCCGGCGCGGTTGGATCCGGGCGGTCGGTATCACCGGCCATGTGACGTCCGTTCTGGAAAAAGCCATCGCCACCGGCCATTTCGCTACCTGTCAGTTTCCCTACAATGTGATTGAAACCCGGGTGGAGGAACGACTGTTGCCTGCTTGTGTCGAACAGGATCTGGGCATCATCGTCATGAAGCCCCTAGCCGGCGGCGCATTGGGGCCCGATTGGGCGGAACAGTCGCTGCGCTTCTTCCTTGACAAGCCTGTATCGGTTGTCATCCCCGGCATGGACTCCCTTGAACAGGTGGTCGCCAATTGTCGCGTCGGACAAGCAGGTCATCCGCTGACGGCGGAAGAGACGGCACAGGTGCAGGAGGCGTTGCGCTCCCTGGGCGAACGCTTCTGCCGGCGCTGCGAGTACTGCATGCCCTGTCCCCATGGCGTCAACATCCCCGTCACCTTTCTCCTTCACGGCTATTGGACCCGCTATAACCTGCAGGACTGGGCGCAGGAACGGTACGGCGCCATGGCCGTCAAAGCCGACGCTTGCCGGGAGTGCCGTGTCTGCGAAGCGCGCTGCCCCTATGACCTGCCCATCCGGGAGATGCTCAAAGAGGCCCACGCCAATTTGGACGATCCTGGCTTAAAGAAGGAAAATTAG
- a CDS encoding small acid-soluble spore protein, with the protein MSNKKQNDDLRTHRQIDRLRWETAKEMGANEPLDNNVEIGMARDGLETYVRQQMVETAERALAEEGERKGALNEKDKKE; encoded by the coding sequence ATGAGCAACAAAAAACAGAATGACGACCTGCGCACCCATCGCCAGATCGATCGTTTGAGATGGGAGACGGCCAAGGAGATGGGCGCCAATGAGCCCCTTGACAACAATGTGGAGATCGGCATGGCCCGAGACGGCCTCGAAACCTATGTGCGCCAGCAGATGGTGGAAACAGCCGAGCGCGCCCTGGCAGAGGAAGGAGAGCGCAAAGGGGCGCTCAATGAAAAGGACAAAAAGGAGTAG
- a CDS encoding helix-turn-helix transcriptional regulator, with protein sequence MDHTWIRHAREEKGLSLQEVSRLSGVSVSYLSEIERGAKQPANRIIEKISAALGLKREEGNPEGGEIGLGQKLRLLREERGLSRQALAQSAGISEETLQEIEEEGSRPGVDTLRTLADLLNISIPQLMGSLTAIASRLRSLREQLGLTQAEVAERAGVSPGLIGQIEQGKVQPSLRTIERVAEAVGVTPCYFLVPQPSLENLLPVLGDDLIRLLAEPPIQQTLRMIYDLNEAELRFLFGVVRLIKQTGLVGSRRLLNEEAYLQSMEEGIEP encoded by the coding sequence ATGGACCATACCTGGATTCGTCATGCCCGAGAGGAAAAGGGGTTGTCCCTACAAGAAGTCTCTCGGCTCTCCGGTGTTTCCGTGTCTTATCTGAGTGAGATCGAACGAGGGGCCAAACAGCCGGCGAACCGGATCATCGAAAAAATCTCTGCCGCCTTAGGGCTCAAACGGGAAGAGGGGAACCCTGAAGGGGGAGAGATCGGTCTTGGCCAAAAGCTGCGGTTGCTCCGGGAGGAGCGGGGACTTTCACGGCAGGCGCTTGCTCAGTCAGCAGGCATCTCCGAGGAAACGTTGCAGGAGATCGAAGAGGAGGGGAGCCGCCCCGGCGTTGACACCCTGCGCACGCTGGCCGATCTGCTGAACATATCAATCCCCCAGTTGATGGGATCGCTGACCGCCATCGCCAGTCGCTTGCGCAGCCTTCGAGAACAACTGGGCTTGACCCAGGCGGAGGTGGCCGAACGGGCTGGCGTATCGCCCGGTCTGATCGGCCAAATCGAGCAGGGGAAGGTGCAGCCGTCGCTGCGCACGATCGAACGGGTCGCGGAAGCCGTTGGCGTGACCCCCTGTTACTTTTTGGTGCCCCAGCCCTCTTTAGAGAACCTGTTGCCGGTGTTAGGCGATGACCTGATCCGGCTGTTGGCAGAACCCCCTATCCAACAGACACTGCGCATGATCTACGATTTGAATGAAGCGGAGCTTCGCTTTCTCTTTGGCGTTGTCCGGTTGATCAAGCAAACAGGATTGGTCGGCAGCCGGCGTTTGCTCAACGAGGAAGCCTACCTCCAATCCATGGAAGAGGGGATCGAACCATGA
- a CDS encoding glycoside hydrolase family 113 gives MRKIKSGNLLPDRMDDITLPLENARRLKLNCLNVPLRVDVPDPQSAGMTLHPQAFAQAAAAMPEIRRAGLAAFLEPFPWVQAGGLAETAWDPGDVNAWFEEWSRICLQAAYFAHQEGIDTLVISDGIIHLEPHSREWIALIEDIRKLYRGRITYRTQWWYTSWANPVSLYEYRRKLQNPLFDKVDFISISAYFELTNREQPPEKELVDAWRRSTRYLRRQPIFDQVRDLHERWRKPIFFGEVGYVDRSGTNRMPWSAAPSERENLQEQRDCFAAFFRVFWHQPWFLGASVFQIHMPESRYYPMDRPAESIIATAPTEVASNALSAGLRDLLNRF, from the coding sequence ATGAGGAAGATCAAATCGGGAAACTTGCTGCCAGATCGGATGGACGATATCACCCTGCCGCTGGAGAATGCCCGCCGCCTGAAGCTGAATTGTCTCAATGTTCCCCTTCGGGTCGATGTGCCAGACCCGCAGTCAGCGGGAATGACCCTCCACCCGCAGGCCTTTGCTCAGGCCGCCGCCGCCATGCCGGAGATTCGCCGAGCCGGGCTGGCGGCCTTTCTGGAACCCTTCCCTTGGGTTCAGGCTGGCGGCTTGGCCGAAACTGCCTGGGATCCCGGCGATGTGAACGCCTGGTTTGAGGAATGGAGCCGGATCTGCCTCCAGGCCGCCTACTTTGCCCACCAGGAAGGGATCGACACGCTGGTCATCTCGGACGGAATCATTCATCTTGAACCGCACAGTCGCGAGTGGATCGCCTTGATAGAAGACATCCGCAAACTGTACCGGGGTCGCATCACCTATCGAACCCAGTGGTGGTACACCTCCTGGGCGAACCCGGTCTCCCTCTATGAGTACCGGCGCAAGCTGCAAAACCCGCTCTTCGACAAGGTGGACTTCATCTCCATTTCGGCCTACTTTGAGTTGACGAACCGGGAGCAGCCGCCTGAAAAGGAACTGGTCGATGCCTGGCGTCGCTCCACCCGTTACCTGCGACGGCAGCCCATTTTCGATCAGGTCAGAGACTTGCATGAACGGTGGCGAAAGCCGATCTTTTTTGGAGAGGTGGGTTATGTCGACCGGTCTGGCACGAACCGCATGCCCTGGAGCGCAGCGCCTTCGGAGCGAGAGAATCTGCAGGAGCAACGAGACTGCTTTGCCGCTTTTTTCCGGGTCTTTTGGCATCAACCCTGGTTCCTTGGCGCCTCTGTCTTTCAGATCCACATGCCAGAGTCGCGCTACTACCCCATGGATAGGCCTGCAGAGTCGATCATCGCCACTGCGCCGACAGAGGTTGCCAGCAACGCGCTATCGGCAGGTTTGCGCGATCTGTTGAACCGATTTTAA
- a CDS encoding DUF3243 family protein: MVDIEGFRERLAQRIEEGKQHGISDEVMREGIVNLGDIAVHFFKADKPEEKLMKALWEVSTEDEKKVLANILLRYGKQALH, from the coding sequence ATGGTGGATATCGAAGGTTTCCGCGAACGCTTGGCCCAGCGCATTGAAGAGGGAAAACAGCACGGGATCTCCGATGAGGTCATGCGTGAGGGCATTGTCAATCTGGGCGACATTGCCGTTCATTTTTTCAAAGCCGACAAGCCGGAAGAGAAGCTGATGAAGGCGCTATGGGAAGTGAGCACAGAAGACGAAAAAAAAGTGCTGGCCAACATCCTGCTCCGGTACGGGAAACAGGCCCTGCACTGA
- a CDS encoding rubredoxin-like domain-containing protein, giving the protein MFKCGVCGYIHEGEAAPDQCPKCGAAKEKFTALSEEAANLIERSRITNDIHVQLLSLLENIQFLAEEGREEDLDPGCNKLFDRLRQSAVEYRQSIKAELQGHMNKGKWG; this is encoded by the coding sequence ATGTTCAAGTGTGGCGTCTGCGGCTATATCCATGAAGGAGAGGCGGCGCCGGACCAGTGCCCAAAATGCGGGGCGGCGAAAGAAAAGTTTACGGCCCTGTCAGAAGAGGCAGCCAACCTGATCGAGCGCTCCCGGATCACCAATGACATCCATGTCCAACTGTTGAGTTTGCTGGAAAACATCCAGTTTCTGGCCGAGGAAGGCCGTGAGGAAGACCTCGATCCCGGATGCAATAAGCTCTTTGATCGGCTCCGCCAATCTGCTGTGGAGTACCGCCAGTCGATCAAGGCCGAACTGCAGGGCCACATGAACAAGGGCAAGTGGGGTTAA